AGATTTAAAAAGCCATCCTAGTCAACGAGACTAGACCAAAATCTGGAGGTGTTTGAAAATGCCAAAGGAGAAGCCGCACGTTAATATAGTGTTTATCGGCCACGTCGACCACGGAAAGAGCACCACCATCGGAAGACTGCTCTTCGACACCGCCAACATACCGGAGAACATCATTAAGAAGTTCGAGGAGATGGGTGAGAAGGGTAAGTCCTTCAAGTTCGCTTGGGTCATGGACAGGCTTAAGGAGGAGCGCGAGAGGGGTATCACCATTGACGTTGCCCACACCAAGTTCGAGACCCCGCACAGGTACATTACTATCATTGACGCTCCAGGCCACAGGGACTTCGTTAAGAACATGATTACAGGTGCCAGCCAGGCTGACGCCGCCGTTCTCATCGTCGCCGCCACCGACGGTGTCATGCCCCAGACCAAGGAGCACGCTTTCCTTGCCAGGACCCTTGGTATAAACCACATAATCGTCGCCATCAACAAGATGGACATGGTCAACTACGACCAGAAGGCCTTTGAGAAGGTCAAGGCCCAGGTCGAGAAGCTTCTCAAGATGCTCGGCTACAAGGACTTCCCAGTTATACCGATTAGCGCCTGGGAAGGCGATAACGTCGTTAAGAAGAGCGACAAGATGCCCTGGTACAACGGCCCGACCCTCATCGAGGCCCTCGACCAGATACCCGAGCCGCCGAAGCCAACCGACAAGCCGCTCAGGATACCGATTCAGGACGTCTACTCAATCAAGGGTGTCGGTACCGTTCCCGTTGGTAGAGTCGAGACCGGTGTCCTTCGCGTCGGTGACGTAGTTATCTTCGAGCCGGCGAGCACCATCTTCCACAAGCCCATCCAGGGTGAAGTCAAGTCTATCGAGATGCACCACGAGCCACTCCAAGAGGCTTACCCGGGTGACAACATCGGAT
The sequence above is a segment of the Thermococcus sp. genome. Coding sequences within it:
- the tuf gene encoding translation elongation factor EF-1 subunit alpha, whose amino-acid sequence is MPKEKPHVNIVFIGHVDHGKSTTIGRLLFDTANIPENIIKKFEEMGEKGKSFKFAWVMDRLKEERERGITIDVAHTKFETPHRYITIIDAPGHRDFVKNMITGASQADAAVLIVAATDGVMPQTKEHAFLARTLGINHIIVAINKMDMVNYDQKAFEKVKAQVEKLLKMLGYKDFPVIPISAWEGDNVVKKSDKMPWYNGPTLIEALDQIPEPPKPTDKPLRIPIQDVYSIKGVGTVPVGRVETGVLRVGDVVIFEPASTIFHKPIQGEVKSIEMHHEPLQEAYPGDNIGFNVRGVGKNDIKRGDVAGHTNNPPTVVRPKDTFKAQIIVLNHPTAITVGYTPVLHAHTTQVAVRFEQLLAKLDPRTGNVVEENPQFIKTGDSAIVILRPTKAMVIEPVKEIPQLGRFAIRDMGQTVAAGMVISIQKAE